GTCGAGCGCGCGGCGAAGGGCGGGGAGGGTGCGGGCGACGACGGGAGGACGGGGCATGGGGGCTCGCGGGCGTGAAGAGAGCCGCCGGATGGCGGCGTCGAGGATTTCGATCTTATCAAAGCCCGCGTTCCGCCGCCAATCCCAAGCCAATCCCAAGGCGTTTTCCGACGCCCGGAACCGGAGCCGCCGAGCTTAGGATTCATGATGAAGCCGCAAGGCGATTGATCCGGCAGCGCTTTCACGCAATTTGCTTGACCGCGGAGGTCGCCGCTTTGAAGATATCCACAAGGGGAGATCGATGCTGGTTCAGGCTCCGCAGGCACAGTCCGGCTCGGCGCGCGTCGTTGTCCTCGGCAACGAGAAGGGCGGCTCGGGCAAATCGACGCTGGCACTGCACATTGTGGTGGCCTTGCTGAAGGCCGGCCAGCGCGTCGCGACCATCGACCTCGACTGCCGGCAGCAGAGCCTCACCCGCTCGATCGACAATCGCCGGAGCTGGGCGCGGCATACCGGCCTCGAGCTCGAGCTGCCGCAGCATTGCTGCATCCGGCTCGGCGAGACGATGCACATCGCCGATAATGAATCGGCCGAGTTCGCGCAATTCGCCGACGCGGTCGCGGCGGTCGAACTCACCCACGACTTCATCGTGATCGATACGCCCGGCGCCGACAGCTATCTGATGCGGCTGGCGCATTCGATGGCCGACACGCTGGTGACCCCGATCAACGACAGCTTTCTGGACTTCGACGTGCTGGGCTGCGTCGACCCGGCGACATTCTCGGTCACCGGGCCGGGGCACTATGCGTCGATGGTGCTCGATGCCCGGCGCAGGCGGCGCCAGCTCGACGGCGTCGATACCGACTGGATCGTGGTGCGCAATCGGCTGTCGACGATGGGGTCGCGCAACAATCAGCTCGTCGCCGGC
The DNA window shown above is from Rhodopseudomonas palustris HaA2 and carries:
- a CDS encoding division plane positioning ATPase MipZ, giving the protein MLVQAPQAQSGSARVVVLGNEKGGSGKSTLALHIVVALLKAGQRVATIDLDCRQQSLTRSIDNRRSWARHTGLELELPQHCCIRLGETMHIADNESAEFAQFADAVAAVELTHDFIVIDTPGADSYLMRLAHSMADTLVTPINDSFLDFDVLGCVDPATFSVTGPGHYASMVLDARRRRRQLDGVDTDWIVVRNRLSTMGSRNNQLVAGSLKDLAMRIGFRPLDGFAERVVYREFFPRGLTALDDLTEATLGTRPSMGHVTAREEVTGLLRQLKLPLDERGRRRAANRAEWFARADTPLELHDIVGA